A genomic stretch from Deltaproteobacteria bacterium includes:
- a CDS encoding sigma-54-dependent Fis family transcriptional regulator produces the protein MARVLVLDDDGAFRKSLCRALAARGHKVTAAAGGAEALGLAQQMTFDAAFIDMKMPGMSGLEFLKALRRVSPSVAGIILTGFGSIPDAVQTLKLGGFHYLTKPVDMAEIEKVLEQAVRPTPDPASGPVAAEGTVEYQGIVGRSRAVKSLIETVRKVKDAQLPVLIVGESGTGKELVARALHYDSRRGGGPFVPINCASLKPELLENELFGHVKGAFTGAVENKRGLVRASDGGTLFIDEIADMNPVVQAGILRFIENGMVRPLGASRETKVSTRIVAAINRNIEDEVRAGRFRLDLYYRLNVCRINIAPLRERMEDVPVLAEHFLSAMAGSTGRRMLLSGGAVERLLEHNWPGNVRELHHVLQRAVILHDGDVITADHIDRSIEFKRLAVQTCGFAARGEEPATLEESERRHIIASLELNGWNVSRTARALRIDRRTLQRKISRYDIKKARPGL, from the coding sequence ATGGCCAGAGTGCTGGTGCTCGATGACGACGGTGCCTTCAGGAAGAGTCTGTGCAGGGCCCTGGCGGCGCGGGGGCACAAGGTGACGGCCGCAGCCGGCGGTGCCGAGGCCCTGGGGCTTGCGCAACAGATGACCTTCGATGCCGCCTTCATCGACATGAAGATGCCGGGCATGAGCGGGCTCGAGTTTCTCAAGGCGCTGCGCAGGGTCAGCCCCTCGGTGGCCGGCATCATCCTCACGGGTTTCGGCTCCATACCCGACGCCGTCCAGACGCTCAAGCTCGGCGGCTTCCACTACCTGACCAAACCCGTCGACATGGCCGAGATCGAGAAGGTCCTCGAGCAGGCCGTCCGTCCCACGCCCGACCCCGCCTCCGGCCCCGTCGCCGCCGAGGGGACCGTCGAGTACCAGGGGATAGTGGGAAGGAGCAGGGCCGTCAAGTCTCTCATAGAGACGGTGAGGAAGGTGAAGGACGCGCAGCTCCCGGTGCTCATAGTCGGCGAGAGCGGTACGGGCAAGGAACTCGTGGCAAGGGCGCTCCACTACGACAGCCGACGCGGCGGCGGACCCTTCGTACCCATAAACTGCGCATCCCTCAAGCCGGAGCTGCTCGAAAACGAGCTCTTCGGCCACGTGAAGGGGGCCTTTACCGGCGCGGTGGAGAACAAGCGCGGGCTTGTCAGGGCCTCCGACGGCGGCACCCTCTTCATCGACGAGATAGCCGACATGAACCCCGTCGTCCAGGCGGGCATCCTGAGATTCATCGAGAACGGCATGGTGAGGCCCCTCGGCGCAAGCCGCGAGACGAAGGTCTCGACCAGGATCGTCGCCGCCATAAACCGCAACATCGAGGACGAGGTGAGGGCCGGCCGCTTCCGCCTCGACCTCTATTACAGGCTAAACGTCTGCCGGATCAACATCGCGCCGCTTCGCGAGCGCATGGAGGACGTGCCCGTGCTGGCCGAACACTTTCTTTCGGCCATGGCCGGGAGCACAGGGCGCAGGATGCTCCTCTCCGGCGGGGCCGTGGAGCGTCTCCTGGAGCACAACTGGCCCGGCAACGTGCGCGAGCTGCACCATGTGCTCCAGCGGGCGGTCATACTCCACGACGGCGACGTGATAACGGCGGACCACATAGATCGCTCCATCGAGTTCAAGAGGCTGGCTGTGCAGACCTGCGGGTTCGCGGCCCGTGGCGAAGAGCCCGCAACGCTTGAGGAGAGCGAGCGCAGGCACATAATAGCGAGCCTGGAGCTTAACGGCTGGAACGTAAGCCGCACGGCCAGGGCGCTCAGGATAGACAGGCGCACGCTCCAGAGAAAGATATCGCGCTACGACATAAAGAAGGCCCGGCCCGGCCTCTGA
- a CDS encoding Rrf2 family transcriptional regulator gives MYNLSRTSQYAIMGLASLARFEKNGPVPVGVLSRRCGIPSSYLVKVFGRLERKGFLRSVRGRRGGFRLAKPPEQISLLRIVEAIEGPMAARGVCPLTGEVCTGRQNCLVHEGKACLERTLLSLLETSSISSLHVVK, from the coding sequence GTGTACAATCTATCGAGGACCTCGCAATACGCCATCATGGGGCTTGCCTCGCTGGCCCGTTTCGAAAAGAACGGGCCCGTGCCCGTGGGCGTGCTCTCGCGGCGCTGCGGCATCCCGTCGAGCTATCTCGTCAAGGTCTTCGGCAGGCTCGAGCGCAAGGGGTTTTTGAGATCCGTCAGGGGCCGCAGGGGCGGCTTCCGCCTTGCAAAACCTCCCGAGCAGATAAGCCTGCTGCGCATAGTGGAGGCCATAGAGGGGCCCATGGCCGCCCGGGGGGTCTGTCCTCTCACGGGCGAGGTCTGCACGGGACGGCAAAACTGTCTCGTCCACGAAGGGAAGGCGTGCCTTGAACGGACGCTGCTCTCGCTGCTCGAAACGAGCAGCATATCGAGCCTTCACGTGGTCAAGTAA
- a CDS encoding DUF3524 domain-containing protein produces the protein MAKILLVEPYLTGSHSAWAKGYACASAHDVELLTLEGRYWKWRMHGGAVTLARRFLRKGPRPDVLLATDMLDLTTFLALTRTVTGRTPAALYFHENQLTYPWSPADRDVEKGRDGHYGFINIASALAAERVFFNSSYHMESFVDGAARYLRGLPDHRELQAVKTIAQKSSVLPVGMDLRALDRGSRPRRRGPALVLWNHRWEYDKGPEEFFRALYALDRRGLDFEVAVLGENFRNRPSEFDEARRRLGPRIVRFGYVKERREYARWLHRADILPVTSRHDFFGCSVVEAIYCGVYPLLPRRLAYPEHIPRRLHGRHLYDGYVDLVEKLAAAVKDIDETRKTTLRSAVERYDWSLTAPLYDEALEGMARKAPGASRRP, from the coding sequence TTGGCGAAGATACTGCTTGTAGAGCCCTACCTCACGGGCTCGCACTCGGCCTGGGCCAAGGGCTACGCCTGTGCGTCGGCCCACGACGTGGAGCTTCTCACCCTGGAGGGGCGCTACTGGAAGTGGCGCATGCACGGCGGGGCCGTCACGCTTGCGCGCCGTTTTCTCCGGAAGGGGCCGCGTCCCGACGTCTTACTGGCCACCGACATGCTCGACCTCACCACCTTCCTGGCGCTCACCAGGACGGTGACGGGCCGCACGCCGGCGGCCCTCTACTTCCATGAAAACCAGCTCACCTACCCGTGGTCGCCGGCGGACCGCGACGTGGAAAAGGGACGCGACGGCCACTACGGCTTCATAAACATCGCTTCCGCCCTGGCGGCGGAGCGCGTCTTCTTCAACTCCAGTTATCACATGGAGTCCTTTGTGGACGGGGCGGCCCGGTATCTCAGGGGCCTGCCCGACCACCGCGAGCTCCAGGCCGTCAAGACCATAGCACAGAAGAGCTCGGTCCTGCCCGTGGGCATGGACCTGCGCGCCCTGGACAGAGGCTCGAGGCCGCGGCGGCGCGGCCCGGCGCTCGTCCTCTGGAACCACCGCTGGGAGTACGACAAGGGCCCCGAAGAGTTCTTCAGGGCCCTCTACGCCCTGGACAGAAGGGGCCTCGACTTCGAGGTCGCCGTCCTGGGCGAGAACTTCAGGAATAGGCCGAGCGAGTTCGACGAGGCCCGCCGAAGGCTCGGCCCGAGGATCGTCCGTTTCGGATACGTAAAGGAGAGGCGCGAGTACGCCCGCTGGCTCCACCGCGCCGACATCCTGCCCGTAACGTCGCGCCACGACTTCTTCGGCTGCTCCGTCGTCGAGGCCATCTACTGCGGCGTCTATCCGCTCCTTCCCCGAAGGCTCGCCTACCCGGAGCACATACCCCGCCGGCTCCACGGGCGCCACCTCTACGACGGCTACGTGGACCTCGTGGAAAAACTCGCGGCGGCCGTAAAAGACATCGATGAGACGAGGAAGACGACACTGCGAAGCGCCGTGGAGCGCTACGACTGGAGCCTGACGGCGCCGCTCTACGACGAGGCGCTCGAAGGGATGGCCCGGAAGGCTCCCGGCGCTTCACGGCGGCCATGA
- a CDS encoding class 1 fructose-bisphosphatase, which produces MKTGTTLTRFLLEEQRKYPGSTGDFTGLFSELAVAAKIISSEVNKAGLINILGATGYTNVQGEEVQKLDDYANRTIIQMMEHGGHLAGMASEEMDEPVQIPERFPRGKYLLLFDPLDGSSNIDVNISVGTIFSILRKRSAGELTDGDFLQPGSEQVCAGYFIYGSSTMLVYTTGHGVHGFTLDPGVGEFLLSNEDIRIPERGKLYSINEGNASRWHEETRRYIEALKSDGRSVSARYVGSLVADFHRNLLKGGVFLYPADRKNKDGKLRLLYEANPLAFIVEQAGGAASTGRGRILDVKPSELHQRTPLIIGSRLDVEEAVSYYEGT; this is translated from the coding sequence ATGAAGACAGGCACCACACTGACCAGGTTCCTGCTCGAGGAGCAGCGCAAGTACCCGGGCTCGACCGGCGACTTCACGGGTCTCTTCTCCGAGCTCGCCGTGGCCGCCAAGATCATCTCGAGCGAGGTCAACAAGGCGGGGCTCATCAACATCCTCGGCGCCACGGGCTACACCAACGTCCAGGGCGAGGAGGTCCAGAAGCTCGACGACTACGCCAACCGCACCATCATCCAGATGATGGAGCACGGCGGCCACCTGGCGGGCATGGCCTCCGAGGAGATGGACGAGCCCGTGCAGATACCCGAGCGTTTCCCCAGGGGCAAGTACCTTCTCCTCTTCGATCCGCTCGACGGCTCTTCCAACATCGACGTCAACATAAGCGTGGGCACCATATTCTCGATCCTCAGGAAGCGCTCCGCAGGCGAGCTTACGGACGGGGACTTCCTCCAGCCGGGCTCGGAGCAGGTATGCGCCGGCTACTTCATCTACGGCTCGTCCACCATGCTCGTCTACACCACGGGCCACGGCGTCCACGGCTTCACCCTCGACCCCGGCGTGGGCGAGTTTCTCCTTTCGAACGAGGACATCCGCATCCCGGAGCGCGGCAAGCTCTACAGCATAAACGAGGGCAACGCCAGCCGCTGGCACGAGGAGACGAGGCGCTACATCGAGGCCCTCAAGTCGGATGGAAGGAGTGTGAGCGCCAGATACGTGGGCTCCCTGGTGGCCGACTTCCACCGCAACCTCCTCAAGGGAGGGGTCTTCCTCTACCCTGCGGACAGGAAGAACAAAGACGGCAAGCTGCGTCTGCTCTACGAGGCGAACCCCCTCGCCTTCATCGTCGAGCAGGCCGGAGGCGCGGCCTCGACGGGGCGCGGGCGCATACTGGACGTAAAGCCCTCGGAGCTCCATCAGCGCACCCCGCTCATCATAGGCAGCAGGCTCGACGTGGAAGAGGCCGTCTCGTACTACGAGGGGACGTAG
- a CDS encoding SCP2 sterol-binding domain-containing protein, whose amino-acid sequence MRRENVEKIGDLLMELAAPALRAAPRCAEAVAVGAALSLVLERNPSLRQRLGELAGKVFFFSAKDIKKDFYLVVTADGVAVRLHCARKPDVTMRGDVKVLLGLVLGAEDPDTVFFSRRLEISGDTAAAIHLKNILASL is encoded by the coding sequence ATGAGAAGGGAAAACGTCGAAAAGATCGGGGATCTCCTGATGGAGCTGGCGGCCCCTGCGCTGAGGGCGGCGCCCCGCTGCGCCGAGGCCGTGGCCGTGGGCGCGGCGCTCTCGCTCGTACTGGAGCGTAACCCCTCGCTCAGGCAAAGGCTCGGCGAGCTGGCGGGCAAGGTCTTTTTCTTCTCGGCCAAGGACATCAAAAAGGACTTTTATCTCGTCGTAACCGCCGACGGCGTGGCCGTCCGCCTCCACTGCGCCCGGAAACCCGACGTGACCATGCGCGGAGACGTGAAGGTCCTGCTCGGGCTCGTGCTCGGTGCCGAAGACCCCGACACCGTCTTCTTCTCCCGGCGGCTGGAGATCTCCGGCGATACGGCGGCGGCCATCCACCTGAAGAACATCCTCGCAAGTCTTTGA
- the ubiE gene encoding bifunctional demethylmenaquinone methyltransferase/2-methoxy-6-polyprenyl-1,4-benzoquinol methylase UbiE → MKEKKDKAPETGEKKTYFGNRVVAVEEKKGLVRQVFDSVADKYDLMNDLMSFGTHRLWKRFLVEKTGLRPGDRALDVAGGTADIALLMAERVGAGGRVVVYDINGEMLRVGRDKCIDRGRLDTLWFVQGDAERISFADNTFHCATVGFGIRNVTHIGDALEEMTRVVKPGGRVLCLEFSHPTSRLFSRLYDIYSFSIIPRIGERITGNREAYTYLPESIRKFPAQEEFKAMMERAGLYGVRYYNIFGGVAALHVGHKV, encoded by the coding sequence ATGAAGGAGAAGAAGGACAAGGCCCCAGAGACAGGGGAGAAGAAGACCTATTTCGGCAACAGGGTCGTGGCCGTGGAGGAGAAGAAGGGGCTCGTGCGCCAGGTCTTCGACTCGGTGGCCGACAAGTACGACCTCATGAACGACCTCATGAGCTTCGGCACCCACCGGCTCTGGAAGAGGTTTCTCGTCGAGAAGACGGGGCTGCGGCCGGGCGACAGGGCCCTCGACGTGGCCGGCGGCACGGCCGACATAGCGCTTCTCATGGCGGAGCGGGTGGGTGCCGGCGGCAGGGTGGTCGTATACGACATAAACGGCGAGATGCTGAGGGTGGGGCGCGACAAGTGCATCGACCGCGGAAGACTCGACACCCTGTGGTTCGTCCAGGGCGACGCAGAGCGCATAAGCTTCGCCGACAACACCTTCCACTGCGCTACAGTCGGCTTCGGCATACGCAACGTAACGCACATCGGTGACGCCCTCGAGGAGATGACCCGCGTGGTCAAGCCGGGCGGGCGCGTGCTCTGTCTCGAGTTCTCCCATCCGACGAGCAGGCTCTTCTCGAGGCTCTACGACATCTACTCCTTCAGCATAATCCCCCGCATAGGCGAGCGCATAACCGGCAACCGCGAGGCCTACACCTACCTGCCCGAGTCGATACGCAAGTTTCCGGCCCAGGAGGAGTTCAAGGCGATGATGGAGCGGGCCGGCCTCTACGGCGTCAGGTACTACAACATATTCGGCGGCGTGGCCGCCCTACACGTGGGACACAAGGTGTGA